The following are encoded in a window of Podospora pseudoanserina strain CBS 124.78 chromosome 6, whole genome shotgun sequence genomic DNA:
- a CDS encoding hypothetical protein (EggNog:ENOG503P0QV; COG:M; COG:W) yields MVQVYTLLFIMQTRSRSVWRASATLLSALAMLPSPVMAETKRAEPKALGEVLAGNEELSTYYSLIKKNPDILLQLPHSGGVTLIAPSNEAFNKTQSLNLEDSNLITSLLQYHILPLSVNVSSLEPGPSYLFPTLLTSSNYTNVTAGQNILLSRQHDDTTVVTSGLGTRSTFFESPDQDIPFTGGFIQIVDTLLVPPSRLEITARDAYKDLTSFLGALYKSGLSPALSSQKDITILAPRNAAFQSIASALDPLSREDLATVLKYHIIPDKVLSSSDLSALGNSTGSSLATLLGADSRASKVTVSRAGNNIFFNSAQLLQSDILLANGVIHIIDNVLNPDEFAEVPDLEAKSQTPVFQVSKGAETRTGTRVPAPFTTWLPCTTDCPEPTVDANTQRTATTTGRNGVNSQTSSGMGAQVTALAGILGAVGVGVIGMGVM; encoded by the exons ATGGTTCAGGTCTACAcactcctcttcatcatgcAGACAAGGTCAAGATCGGTATGGAGGGCTTCAGCCACTCTACTCAGTGCACTAGCGATGCTACCATCGCCGGTTATGGCTGAGACCAAACGGGCGGAGCCAAAGGCTTTGGGAGAGGTCCTCGCAGGCAATGAGGAGCTCTCGACATACTACAGTTTGATCAAG AAAAACCCGGACATTCTTTTGCAGCTCCCTCACTCAGGCGGCGTGACT CTTATCGCCCCGTCGAACGAAGCCTTCAACAAGACCCAATCCTTAAACCTGGAAGACTCCAACCTtatcacctccctcctccaataCCAtattctccccctctcagTCAACGTCTCCTCTCTCGAACCCGGACCTTCCtacctcttccccaccctcctcacctcctccaactaCACAAACGTCACCGCAGGCCaaaacatcctcctctcccgccagcACGACGACACAACCGTCGTCACCTCTGGCCTCGGCACCCGCTCCACTTTCTTCGAGTCCCCCGATCAAGACATCCCCTTCACAGGCGGCTTCATCCAGATAGTCGACACCCTTCTCgtccccccctcccggctAGAAATCACTGCCCGAGATGCCTACAAAGACCTCACCTCCTTTTTGGGGGCTCTCTACAAGTCCGGCCTATCGCCCGCCCTCTCGTCCCAAAaagacatcaccatcctcgctcCCCGCAACGCCGCCTTCCAGTCCATCGCCTCCGCCCTCGACCCCCTGTCCAGGGAGGACCTCGCCACCGTCCTCAAGTACCACATCATCCCCGACAAagtcctctcctcctctgacCTGTCTGCCCTCGGCAACTCGACCGGTTCGTCGCTGGCAACGCTCCTCGGCGCCGACAGCAGGGCAAGCAAAGTCACCGTCTCCAGAGCAGGCAAcaacatcttcttcaactcggCGCAGCTCCTCCAGTCGGATATCTTGCTTGCCAACGGGGTCATCCACATCATCGACAATGTCCTGAATCCGGATGAGTTCGCCGAGGTGCCCGACCTGGAAGCCAAATCCCAAACCCCCGTGTTCCAGGTCAGCAAGGGCGCCGAGACGCGCACGGGGACGAGGGTGCCGGCGCCGTTTACCACCTGGCTGCCCTGCACCACTGACTGTCCTGAGCCGACTGTGGACGCAAACACACAAAGGACGGCGACGACAACCGGAAGAAACGGAGTGAACAGCCAGACTAGCAGTGGAATGGGTGCCCAAGTGACGGCTCTAGCAGGCATCTTGGGCGCCGTGGGTGTGGGCGTGATTGGAATGGGGGTAATGTGA
- a CDS encoding hypothetical protein (CAZy:GT2_Glyco_trans_2; EggNog:ENOG503NXB8; COG:S): MGIGNYFKAEKPGKSEEAQQQQQVQQLQPPQPRRGSRQHGHQQGQSSVSEKPPSERLTHNEHELQLPTPRGSSRPQSVSGRSIKSTGSSMFLDDIKHEVMVNYLYQQQCSHLWVSDGSGEIEGVLLRKSRGQYMACPPSLGNSPFAMACAALNVQCAMTVNSRVIKTFLAWSPDAVDVPLMNGLRVQILPTIDDLPRARKHQFAAFVASEGLLIVWDDEALHLVERARGIEKELMDLVWKAGAEEDEEEKGGFPIPVEAEVDEESGELKPEKRPVHLLNTYLVSLTLILVTVSLGAAFRQLAIEVSVDNNYTRLALVALFPVQIFFTLFFAQVIVGCLAQIFGPIRQLTINSKFYSARPPPRLQAAILPHVTVQCPVYKEGLNGVIAPTVKSIKQAMSTYELQGGSANMFINDDGLQLISEEDRRARIEFYADHSIGWVARPKHGENGFTRKGKFKKASNMNFALMISCKVEEKLEQIQRTPDWSQHDEAMAYERALKEVLEADGRAWADGNIRVGDYILLIDSDTRVPADCLLDAVSEMELSPDVGIMQFSSGVMQVVHTYFENGITFFTNLIYSAIRYTVSNGDVAPFVGHNAILRWSAIQQVSYEDEDGYEKFWSESHVSEDFDMSLRLQCNGYIIRLAAWAGEGFKEGVSLTVYDELARWEKYAYGCNELLFHPIRMWIWKGPFTPLFRRFLFSNIRFTSKITVVSYIGTYYAIGAAWIMTSVNYFLMGWFNGYLDKYYVDSWQVWFSIIIVFNGLGNIALAVMRYRVGERNILYAIFENFKWTFLLAIFLGGLSLHVSQALLAHMFEIDMTWGATSKEAEFSNFFIEVPKVLKKFKFSMLFASLFIAGMVILAVAPFIPYSWHITDFVAILPMATVAASHLLLPLALNPALMTFSW, encoded by the exons ATGGGTATCGGCAACTACttcaaggccgagaagcccGGCAAGTCGGAAGAggcacaacagcagcagcaagtaCAGCAACTCCAGCCCCCACAACCACGTCGAGGCTCGAGACAACATGGacaccaacaaggccaaTCATCCGTCTCGGAGAAGCCGCCATCAGAAAGGTTGACTCACAATGAGCACGAACTTCAGCTTCCCACACCGCGGGGGAGCTCGAGGCCGCAGTCAGTATCAGGTCGGTCCATCAAGTCAACAGGTAGCTCCATGTTCCTCGATGACATCAAGCACGAGGTCATGGTAAACTACCTTTACCAACAGCAGTGCTCGCACTTGTGGGTATCAGATGGCAGCGGCGAGATAGAGGGCGTACTGTTGCGCAAGTCAAGGGGACAGTACATGGCCTGCCCGCCATCACTTGGAAACTCCCCATTCGCCATGGCTTGCGCTGCGCTCAATGTTCAG TGTGCCATGACTGTCAACTCCAGAGTTATCAAGACCTTTTTGGCCTGGTCGCCCGATGCCGTTGATGTGCCATTGATGAACGGCTTGCGCGTTCAGATTCTTCCCACTATTGACGACCTGCCACGTGCCAGAAAGCACCAGTTCGCCGCTTTTGTTGCCTCCGAGGGCCTCCTGATTGTGTGGGACGACGAGGCGCTACACCTGGTggagagagcgagaggtATCGAGAAGGAGCTGATGGACTTGGTCTGGAAGGCTGGcgctgaggaagatgaggaggaaaagggtGGATTTCCCATCCCTGtggaggccgaggttgacgaggagagcGGAGAGTTGAAGCCCGAGAAGAGACCAGTCCATCTGCTCAACACCTATCTCGTCAGCTTGACCCTCATTCTGGTCACCGTCTCTCTGGGCGCCGCCTTCCGCCAGCTCGCCATTGAGGTTTCGGTCGACAACAACTACACCCGCTTGGCCCTCGTCGCCTTGTTCCCAGTTCAGATCTTCTTCACGCTCTTCTTCGCCCAGGTTATCGTCGGTTGCCTGGCTCAAATCTTTGGTCCGATCCGCCAGCTCACCATCAACTCCAAGTTTTACTCTGCGCGCCCACCTCCGAGACTGCAGGCGGCCATCCTGCCACACGTGACGGTCCAGTGCCCCGTCTACAAGGAGGGTCTCAACGGTGTCATTGCGCCCACCGTCAAGTCCATCAAGCAGGCCATGTCGACATACGAACTGCAGGGTGGATCTGCCAACATGTTCATCAACGATGATGGCCTTCAGTTGATCTCGGAAGAAGACCGCCGCGCCCGCATCGAGTTCTACGCCGACCACAGCATTGGTTGGGTTGCCCGTCCCAAGCACGGCGAGAATGGTTTCACTCGAAAGggcaagttcaagaaggCTTCTAACATGAACTTTGCCCTCATGATTTCGTgcaaggtcgaggagaagctcgagCAGATTCAGCGCACCCCGGATTGGTCTCAGCACGATGAAGCGATGGCCTACGAGCGTGCTCTCAAGGAGGTCCTCGAGGCCGATGGCCGCGCCTGGGCTGATGGTAACATCCGTGTTGGTGATTATATCCTGCTGATTGACTCTGATACCCGTGTCCCCGCCGATTGCCTGCTCGACGCCGTCTCCGAGATGGAGCTCTCTCCCGATGTCGGCATTATGCAATTCTCGTCCGGTGTCATGCAGGTCGTCCACACCTACTTTGAGAACGGCATtaccttcttcaccaacctcatctATAGTGCTATTCGGTACACTGTCTCCAACGGTGATGTCGCCCCCTTTGTCGGTCACAATGCCATTCTCCGCTGGTCCGCTATTCAGCAGGTCTCGtatgaggacgaggatgggtACGAAAAGTTCTGGTCTGAAAGCCACGTGTCTGAAGATTTCGACATGTCACTGCGTCTCCAGTGCAATGGTTACATCATTCGTCTCGCTGCGTGGGCCGGTGAAGGGTTCAAGGAAGGTGTGTCACTTACCGTGTACGACGAGTTGGCCCGTTGGGAAAAGTATGCCTATGGTTGCAACGAGCTGCTCTTCCACCCTATTCGCATGTGGATCTGGAAAGGGCCATTCACTCCTCTCTTTCGCCGCTTCCTGTTCTCCAACATTCGCTTCACCTCCAAGATCACCGTCGTTTCTTATATCGGTACCTATTACGCTATCGGCGCTGCCTGGATCATGACCAGCGTCAACTACTTCCTCATGGGCTGGTTCAACGGGTACCTCGACAAGTACTATGTAGACTCGTGGCAGGTTTGgttctccatcatcattgtGTTCAACGGGCTGGGCAACATCGCCCTGGCTGTCATGAGATACCGTGTCGGCGAGCGCAACATTCTGTACGCCATCTTTGAGAACTTCAAGTGGACCTTCTTGCTGGCCATCTTCTTGGGTGGTCTCTCGCTGCACGTTTCGCAGGCCCTGCTGGCCCACATGTTTGAGATCGACATGACATGGGGTGCCACCAgcaaggaggccgagttcTCCAACTTCTTCATCGAAGTGCCCAAGGTGCTCAAGAAG TTCAAATTCTCAATGCTTTTCGCCTCACTCTTCATTGCCGGCATGGTCATCCTCGCCGTTGCGCCCTTTATTCCTTACAGCTGGCACATCACCGACTTTGTGGCCATCCTTCCCATGGCGACCGTCGCGGCATCGCATCTGTTGCTGCCGCTTGCTCTCAACCCAGCGCTGATGACCTTCTCGTGGTAA
- a CDS encoding hypothetical protein (MEROPS:MER0003537; COG:S; EggNog:ENOG503P1HY), translating into MDPTTYPPPPGQTRRYAPPTRSGTVRFRIPSTNDIAETSYSIWGNLSSKKVPLICVHGGPGIPHDYLLPISLISTDYTIPVVMYDQVGCGRSTHFSPHQYHPSFFTIDLFLAELDNLIRCLGITVYDLFGHSWGGMLISSHALTQPAGLRKLILCSTPSSMKTFVQVGAELRSFLPLEIQASLADPLSPEHATAAMELHRRHLCRVEPFFPEELMTSLHSLAENDTVHHAMNGGPSTPASVDINGSLKDWSVVSELGLVTEKTVPGGVLLINGYFDSAQDACVLPWFSKTKARVKWVQFALSSSMPHLEETDRFVGVVGRFLTTHS; encoded by the coding sequence ATGGATCCCACCAcctaccctcctccaccaggcCAAACCCGCCGTTATGCACCGCCGACAAGATCAGGAACCGTCCGCTTCCGCATTCCCTCAACCAACGACATTGCAGAGACATCCTACTCTATATGGGGCAACCTTTCCAGCAAAAAGGTTCCCTTGATCTGCGTCCATGGCGGCCCTGGCATCCCTCACGattacctcctccccatctcttTGATCAGCACCGACTACACCATACCCGTCGTGATGTATGATCAAGTTGGCTGCGGCCGCTCCACCCACTTTTCTCCGCACCAGTATCACCcaagcttcttcaccatcgATCTTTTCCTCGCCGAGCTGGATAATTTGATTCGCTGCTTGGGCATCACCGTATACGATCTCTTCGGTCATTCCTGGGGTGGCATgctcatctcctcccacgcCTTGACCCAGCCGGCCGGTCTCCGCAAGCTCATTCTGTGCTCTACCCCCTCCAGCATGAAAACATTTGTTCAGGTGGGCGCAGAACTGCGATCCTTTCTGCCACTGGAAATCCAGGCTTCGTTGGCCGACCCCCTGAGCCCAGAGCACGCCACAGCAGCCATGGAGTTACACCGCCGTCATCTGTGTCGAGTTGAACCGTTCTTCCCAGAGGAACTCATGACTTCTTTGCATAGCCTTGCCGAGAATGACACTGTTCATCACGCCATGAACGGAGGCCCAAGCACACCCGCCAGCGTTGATATCAACGGTTCGCTCAAGGACTGGAGTGTGGTGTCTGAGCTAGGTCTGGTGACGGAAAAGACAGTCCCAGGTGGAGTGCTGCTGATAAACGGATACTTTGACTCGGCGCAAGATGCTTGCGTCCTGCCTTGGTTCTCCAAGACCAAGGCAAGGGTCAAGTGGGTGCAGTTTGCGCTCAGTTCGAGCATGCCCCATTTGGAGGAAACAGACAGGTTTGTCGgcgtggtggggaggtttcTGACGACGCATTCTTGA
- a CDS encoding hypothetical protein (CAZy:GH16; COG:I; EggNog:ENOG503NW22), whose product MDHQQDYYGPGQPGTVNSSAVPTPRRPGSLNDPDGRNPFGDGVESQASQRSVNNGNPFSSPSASRPPSSFDSSSAMGARYEDRGQRYFHSRRVRKGEVEKPWTKTVDPKEKWVTILPVIGIVIGLGISGFLVWDGMRSVVKHKYCPVLEEDFSGGFNSDVWMKEVQLGGFGNGEFDMTTAGDENVFVQDGKLIIKATLTDDKYILQNHTINLIDDGTCTSTEFKHCVAVTNTNNGNSSIVPPVKSGRINTKPGAAIKYGRVEVTAKLPEGDWLWPAIWMMPVKDTYGAWPASGEIDIVESRGNNYTYPQGGNNIMSSALHWGPSPAQDSWWRTNVKRPALHTTYSAGFNTFGLEWSQKYLFTYVNSRLLQVLYTNFDTRLWERGNFPSADSNGTWIRNPWEQGGQNAPFDQKFFLILNVAVGGTNGWFEDGVNGKPWLDSSENARKNFWEARNQWLPTWKSPQMEVSKVIMWQQCNGDEGDL is encoded by the exons ATGGATCACCAACAAGACTACTATGGCCCTGGCCAACCAGGCACCGTGAACTCGAGCGCCGTCCCAACACCACGACGTCCGGGCTCGCTGAACGACCCAGACGGACGGAACCCCTttggcgatggtgtcgagTCCCAGGCTTCCCAGAGATCAGTCAACAATGGCAACCCATTCTCCAGCCCGTCGGCATCCCGCCCACCAAGCAGCTTCGactcttcctcggccatgGGAGCCCGCTATGAGGACAGGGGACAGCGTTACTTTCACTCGAGGCGAGTACGCAAGGGCGAGGTGGAGAAGCCGTGGACCAAGACGGTTGATCCCAAGGAAAAGTGGGTGACGATTCTGCCCGTGATCGGTATCGTTATCGGGTTGGGAATTTCGGGCTTCTTGGTGTGGGACGGCATGCGCAGTGTGGTCAAGCACAAGTACTGCCCAGTGTTGGAGGAAGACTTTAGCGGGGGCTTCAACTCTGACGTCTGGATGAAGGAGGTGCAGCTGGGCGGGTTCGG CAATGGCGAGTTTGACATGACTACTGCGGGCGACGAGAACGTCTTTGTTCAGGATggcaagctcatcatcaaggcGACCCTGACCGATGACAAGTACATCTTGCAgaaccacaccatcaacctcatcgatGACGGTACTTGCACATCCACCGAGTTCAAGCACTGCGTTGctgtcaccaacaccaacaacggcaatTCGAGCATTGTGCCCCCTGTGAAGTCGGGCCGTATCAATACCAAACCGGGTGCCGCCATCAAGTATGGCCGTGTCGAAGTTACTGCCAAGCTTCCCGAGGGTGACTGGCTCTGGCCCGCCATCTGGATGATGCCCGTCAAGGACACCTATGGAGCCTGGCCTGCGTCTGGCGAGATCGACATTGTGGAAAGCCGCGGCAACAACTATACCTACCCGCAAGGTGGCAACAACATCATGTCCTCTGCGCTTCACTGGGGTCCTTCCCCCGCCCAGGACTCGTGGTGGCGCACCAACGTCAAGCGCCCCGCGCTCCACACGACCTACTCTGCCGGGTTCAACACCTTCGGTCTCGAATGGTCGCAGAAGTACCTCTTCACCTATGTCAACTCGCGGCTCCTCCAGGTTCTCTACACCAACTTTGACACTCGGCTCTGGGAGCGCGGCAATTTCCCCAGCGCCGACTCCAACGGAACCTGGATCCGCAACCCCTGGGAACAGGGCGGGCAGAACGCTCCCTTTGACCAAAAgttcttcctcatcctcaacgtTGCCGTCGGCGGCACCAACGGCTGGTTCGAGGACGGTGTCAATGGCAAGCCCTGGCTGGACTCTTCCGAGAACGCCAGGAAGAACTTTTGGGAGGCCAGAAACCAGTGGCTTCCCACATGGAAGTCCCCGCAGATGGAGGTCAGCAAGGTCATCATGTGGCAGCAGTGCAACGGTGACGAGGGTGATTTGTAG
- a CDS encoding hypothetical protein (EggNog:ENOG503NVQ1; COG:B) — MAIVEDEKSEVFLLQLYHQVEMTEDILVPGGILIIKDPYLKLTADGRHGLRVDHVSDAVFLLAHDRRVPSCWHSELTNPQLKSADFWKTKGKGFLVNQDIRPQLNIFDVGSLLIRQSGSRGRGLFTTKAVKTGDLMFCEKAFAYAFHEGEGTSGDSSRLTMNLLIDVNANSFTSGAQPELITMLVRKLYRNPSLTSAVKGLHCGSYSPVQGTFDIIDGMPVIDSFLLTRILLLNSFGCKFPEKAGALKRPVGIDRLGNVFPSLGLWTFASHMHHSCLSNAFCSFIGDMMIVRAIADIPVDAEITIQYLNPFNPQRQQKYIINWAFACDCAMCEDDDHTSDIVIAKRKRLGESLQQLLRLLSRRGGSSGTAGIASLIRKSSDLLAEMEETYIKPTEEVPRLTLWVGYRDFACALTLTGAGLSSNAQKAIEIGLKALRCLRFVIESGSLGSNQGLVVKKWGYMASGELDCWICLKTAYDCTGSHELALAAEGCAKVCYRIQLGEAETFQ, encoded by the exons ATGGCCATTGTGGAGGACGAAAAGAGCGAGGTTTTTTTGCTCCAGCTCTATCATCAGGTTGAGATGACGGAAGACATTCTTGTCCCTGGCGGAATATTGATCATCAAAGACCCATACCTGAAGCTCACCGCTGATGGTCGGCACGGATTGCGCGTCGACCACGTCTCCGATGCTGTTTTCCTACTGGCACATGACAGACGCGTTCCCTCCTGTTGGCACTCGGAGCTCACGAACCCCCAGCTCAAGAGCGCCGACTTTTGGAAAACAAAGGGAAAAGGATTTTTGGTCAATCAAGATATCAGGCCGCAGTTGAACA TCTTTGATGTGGGAAGCCTACTTATTCGTCAGTCTGGATCCCGTGGGAGGGGCcttttcaccaccaaagcagTCAAGACAGGTGATCTTATGTTTTGTGAAAAGGCGTTTGCATACGCATTTCATGAGGGTGAAGGAACGAGCggcgacagcagcaggctgACGATGAATCTCCTGATTGACGTCAATGCCAACAGCTTCACCTCTGGAGCCCAGCCGGAACTCATCACCATGCTCGTGCGAAAGCTTTACCGGAATCCCTCTCTGACTTCTGCGGTCAAGGGCCTCCACTGCGGCTCATATTCGCCCGTTCAGGGCACCTTTGACATCATTGACGGAATGCCAGTCATTGACTC GTTTCTCCTCAcccgcatcctcctcttGAACAGTTTCGGCTGCAAATTTCCGGAAAAAGCTGGTGCTCTCAAGCGGCCGGTAGGAATTGATCGCCTCGGCAACGTATTTCCCTCGCTGGGTCTTTGGACCTTTGCATCTCATATGCACCATTCCTGTCTGAGCAACGCCTTCTGCTCCTTCATCGGGGACATGATGATCGTACGTGCGATTGCGGACATTCCTGTCGATGCCGAGATCACCATTCAGTACTTGAACCCCTTCAATCCGCAACGTCAGCAAAAGTATATCATAAACTGGGCTTTTGCCTGCGACTGTGCCATGtgtgaggatgatgaccaCACAAGCGACATAGTTATTGCCAAAAGGAAGAGACTGGGCGAGTCACTTCAACAGTTGCTCCGTCTCCTGTCTCGGCGTGGCGGCTCTTCCGGCACTGCGGGAATTGCAAGCCTGATTCGCAAGAGCAGCGACCTGCTcgccgagatggaggagacatATATCAAGCCCACGGAGGAGGTGCCGCGCCTGACCCTATGGGTTGGCTACCGAGACTTCGCGTGCGCATTAACATTGACAGGAGCAGGCCTTAGTTCCAACGCCCAAAAGGCGATCGAGATTGGCTTGAAGGCTCTGCGATGCCTGAGGTTTGTGATCGAGAGTGGAAGTTTGGGGTCAAATCAAGGGTTGGTTGTGAAAAAATGGGGGTATATGGCGTCCGGAGAGCTTGACTGTTGGATCTGTCTAAAGACTGCCTATGACTGTACCGGATCTCATGAGCTGGCGCTGGCAGCTGAGGGGTGCGCAAAGGTGTGTTACAGAATTCAGCTCGGGGAAGCTGAGACTTTTCAGTGA
- a CDS encoding hypothetical protein (EggNog:ENOG503P8IB; COG:S) yields the protein MRFLIPLAALFTLGNAVTVHEPDETVIFGQAGPDNKTFWLGFDLVPGSNQVGHHTWYSPYKITKITYSSPGNLAACDDHCYESVKIHDQTNLHSPQSKDCEVIYDRIVGPGTWTVLMWLQHQLVEYRTCAYGVTAFRSRSGKAIFAHIGNDDIRDVLRRTIDSYSKEFSPHGTRVQSWGQFVCKPYDAEVEWEIYYQKGFPDDE from the exons ATGCGCTTTCTCATCCCTCTTGCGGCCCTCTTCACCCTGGGCAACGCCGTTACCGTCCACGAGCCAGACGAGACAGTCATTTTTGGGCAGGCCGGCCCCGACAACAAGACCTTCTGGCTCGGCTTCGATCTCGTCCCGGGCAGCAACCAAGTCGGCCACCACACCTGGTACAGCCCTTACAAGATCACCAAAATCACGTACTCTTCACCAGGAAACTTAGCAGCCTGCGATGACCACTGCTATGAGTCGGTCAAGATCCATGACCAGACCAACCTGCACTCACCCCAGAGCAAGGACTGCGAAGTCATCTACGACAGGATCGTCGGCCCAGGCACTTG GACCGTTCTCATGTGGTTACAGCACCAGCTCGTCGAATATCGAACCTGCGCCTACGGTGTCACCGCTTTCCGGAGCCGCAGCGGCAAGGCCATTTTCGCCCATATTGGCAACGACGACATCAGGGACGTCTTGAGGAGGACCATAGATAGCTACAGCAAGGAATTCTCTCCTCATGGCACAAGAGTCCAGTCATGGGGCCAGTTTGTCTGTAAACCTTATGATGCCGAGGTGGAGTGGGAGATTTATTACCAAAAAGGATTTCCCGATGACGAATAG
- a CDS encoding hypothetical protein (EggNog:ENOG503PQYK): protein MKLLTMARAILGLALAITASCAPAAKTYTGDSLITEGFTEVSEGVYFRNTTTALSVNGSSSGNELAAQTHFCQISDYEGTTGDYSAKVDDCWQVYRNVAVDGEWVIRQGHQKVVASYGTCVFGITAHGGADVRIGNVDVHSALLESISQFARQYPGDNFQRIGAVGRFQCGWNSGDACIWGVYVR, encoded by the exons ATGAAGCTTCTTACCATGGCTCGTgccatcctcggcctcgctcttgccatcaccgccagctgCGCTCCTGCTGCCAAGACCTATACCGGAGACAGCCTGATCACCGAGGGGTTCACCGAGGTGTCCGAGGGTGTCTACTTCAGAAACACCACAACCGCCCTTTCTGTCAATGGCTCTTCCTCTGGCAATGAACTCGCGGCTCAGACCCATTTCTGTCAAATTTCCGACTATGAGGGCACCACTGGAGACTACTCAGCCAAGGTCGATGATTGCTGGCAAGTCTACAGAAACGTTGCCGTAGATGGCGAGTG GGTCATCCGCCAGGGTCACCAGAAAGTGGTTGCTTCCTACGGCACCTGCGTGTTCGGTATCACGGCCCACGGTGGCGCAGACGTCAGGATTGGCAACGTGGATGTTCACAGCGCCCTCCTTGAGTCCATCAGCCAGTTCGCCCGCCAATACCCCGGGGATAATTTCCAAAGGATCGGCGCTGTGGGTCGCTTCCAGTGTGGCTGGAATTCTGGCGATGCTTGTATCTGGGGGGTCTACGTCCGTTAG